One stretch of Roseimicrobium sp. ORNL1 DNA includes these proteins:
- a CDS encoding polyribonucleotide nucleotidyltransferase has product MAIHNITASLPGGDIFIETGKLAKLADGAVTVRLGDTIVIVTAVSATKVKEGQDFFPLSVEYKEKAAAAGKFPGGYFKREGRPTEKEILTCRMTDRPLRPLFPKGYYFDTQVVALLLSADGENDSDILAINGASAALCVSDIPFAGPVGAVRVGRVNGQFVVNPTHALRAKSDLDLVYVGNKTDVIMIEGAAQELPEADFIAALAFAQEQVQVLVAAQEQLAALAGKEKRQVNLMLVKDELLEIAYEVAGSRIEGALYRPSKIERSKAVGALRDEVEAAIKAKYPEAGAFEISQAFDYLQKKAFRISILDKQSRCDGRAIDQLRNISGEVGLIPRSHGSALFARGETQALALATLAPLDEAQELDTYAGGEDTKRFILHYNFPPFSVGETGRFGGQNRREIGHGALAERSVEPVVPSPEDFPYAVRVSSEVMESNGSTSMASVCSGVMALLDAGVPLKRPVAGISVGLVSEFDANDKMSRYLTMLDILGSEDHFGDMDFKLCGTDLGVTGFQLDLKLPGIPLSILNEAIAKAKVGRTDILAIMNQAISEVKPLSSFAPRIEKTKINPDKIGELIGPGGKNIKAIQAESGADISINDDGTVLIYASSKEALERALELVNNTVGEVEVGRVYTGRIVSTTNFGAFMSLGGKKDGLIHISELADHRVERVEDVVRTGDTVTAKCIGVDDKGRVKMSRKAVLKDKDAAAKAEAGAA; this is encoded by the coding sequence ATGGCAATCCATAACATCACCGCAAGCCTTCCCGGCGGCGACATCTTTATCGAAACCGGCAAGCTGGCCAAGCTCGCTGACGGCGCCGTGACCGTGCGCCTCGGAGACACCATCGTCATCGTCACCGCCGTGTCCGCCACGAAGGTGAAGGAAGGCCAGGACTTCTTCCCCCTCTCCGTCGAGTACAAGGAAAAGGCCGCAGCCGCCGGCAAGTTCCCTGGTGGCTACTTCAAGCGTGAAGGCCGCCCCACGGAAAAGGAAATCCTCACCTGCCGCATGACGGACCGCCCGCTGCGCCCGCTCTTCCCGAAGGGCTACTACTTCGACACCCAGGTCGTCGCTCTTCTTCTGAGCGCGGATGGTGAAAACGACTCCGACATCCTCGCGATCAACGGCGCCTCCGCCGCGCTGTGCGTGTCTGACATTCCCTTCGCCGGCCCCGTGGGCGCCGTGCGTGTGGGCCGCGTGAATGGCCAGTTCGTGGTGAACCCCACGCACGCCCTCCGCGCCAAGAGCGACCTCGACCTCGTGTACGTGGGCAACAAGACCGACGTCATCATGATCGAAGGCGCCGCCCAGGAGCTGCCTGAGGCCGACTTCATCGCCGCCCTCGCCTTCGCGCAGGAGCAGGTGCAGGTGCTCGTGGCTGCGCAGGAGCAGCTCGCTGCCCTCGCCGGAAAAGAGAAGCGCCAGGTGAACCTCATGCTGGTGAAGGATGAGCTTCTGGAAATCGCCTACGAAGTGGCCGGCAGCCGCATCGAAGGCGCGCTCTACCGCCCCAGCAAAATCGAACGCAGCAAGGCCGTCGGCGCCCTGCGTGACGAAGTGGAAGCCGCCATCAAGGCGAAGTATCCCGAAGCCGGTGCTTTCGAAATCAGCCAGGCCTTCGACTACCTGCAGAAGAAAGCCTTCCGCATCTCCATCCTGGACAAGCAGTCCCGCTGCGACGGCCGCGCGATCGACCAGCTGCGCAACATCAGCGGCGAAGTGGGTCTCATCCCCCGCTCGCACGGTTCCGCCCTCTTCGCCCGTGGCGAAACGCAGGCGCTGGCTCTGGCCACGCTCGCTCCCCTCGACGAAGCCCAGGAGCTCGACACCTATGCTGGTGGCGAAGACACGAAGCGCTTCATCCTGCACTACAACTTCCCTCCCTTCAGCGTGGGTGAAACCGGTCGCTTCGGTGGCCAGAACCGTCGTGAAATCGGTCACGGCGCCCTCGCCGAGCGCTCCGTGGAGCCGGTTGTTCCTTCTCCCGAAGACTTCCCCTACGCCGTGCGCGTGTCCAGCGAAGTGATGGAATCGAATGGTTCCACCTCCATGGCCTCCGTTTGCTCCGGCGTCATGGCCCTGCTCGACGCCGGTGTGCCGCTCAAGCGCCCCGTCGCTGGCATCAGCGTGGGTCTCGTGAGCGAGTTCGACGCGAATGACAAGATGTCCCGCTACCTCACGATGCTCGACATCTTGGGCAGCGAAGACCACTTCGGCGACATGGACTTCAAGCTTTGCGGCACCGACCTCGGCGTCACCGGCTTCCAGCTCGACCTCAAGCTTCCCGGCATCCCGCTCAGCATCCTGAACGAAGCCATCGCGAAGGCGAAGGTCGGCCGCACGGACATCCTCGCCATCATGAACCAGGCGATCAGCGAAGTGAAGCCGCTCAGCAGCTTCGCTCCCCGTATCGAGAAGACGAAGATCAACCCCGACAAGATCGGTGAGCTCATCGGACCTGGCGGCAAGAACATCAAGGCCATCCAGGCCGAGTCCGGTGCTGACATCAGCATCAACGACGACGGCACCGTGCTCATCTACGCCTCCTCCAAGGAAGCGCTCGAGCGCGCGCTGGAACTCGTCAACAACACCGTGGGCGAAGTCGAAGTGGGCCGTGTGTACACGGGCCGCATCGTCAGCACCACGAACTTCGGCGCCTTCATGTCACTTGGTGGCAAGAAGGACGGCCTCATCCACATCTCCGAACTCGCCGACCACCGCGTCGAGCGCGTGGAAGACGTGGTGCGCACCGGTGACACCGTCACCGCGAAGTGCATCGGCGTGGATGACAAGGGCCGCGTGAAGATGAGCCGCAAGGCCGTGCTGAAGGACAAGGACGCCGCGGCGAAAGCCGAGGCAGGCGCCGCCTAG
- a CDS encoding transposase, which produces MRKVESWLDAGHGNCWLARRDIATMMLNALLHFHGKRYDLGACCVMPNHVHAAFRPLLGHEMEVVMQSWKGFSSHEINKLLSMQGNVWIQESYDTIVRDARHLARVVQYIGNNPAKAGLAKDQWHRWENPEWARLGWGFREPGR; this is translated from the coding sequence ATGCGCAAAGTGGAATCGTGGCTCGACGCTGGCCACGGGAACTGCTGGCTGGCTCGCCGGGACATCGCCACGATGATGCTCAACGCTCTGCTGCACTTTCATGGCAAACGGTACGATTTGGGTGCCTGTTGTGTGATGCCGAATCACGTGCATGCGGCGTTCCGTCCTCTTCTTGGTCACGAGATGGAGGTCGTGATGCAGTCCTGGAAAGGATTCTCCTCGCATGAAATCAACAAGCTGCTGTCCATGCAGGGCAACGTGTGGATTCAAGAGAGTTATGACACCATCGTACGTGATGCCCGGCATCTGGCGCGTGTGGTGCAGTACATTGGCAACAATCCCGCCAAAGCAGGCCTGGCAAAGGACCAGTGGCACCGATGGGAAAATCCGGAGTGGGCGAGGCTCGGGTGGGGCTTCCGGGAACCGGGGAGGTGA
- a CDS encoding GDSL-type esterase/lipase family protein, which translates to MHLSRSWQTILLSALLVSFGAGSSVLAETPKPATATTSSGTKRPDSAKFAKEIAVFDAEESSSTPPPRGGIVFTGSSSVRLWKNLKSDFPDLPVINRGFGGSVANDLLVYFDRVIARYQPKVIVLYTGSNDINAKLTLDEAFADYTKVLDLIHEKLPNTRVIVNAVKYSEKRIDQMDKVTALNKKLEAWCQEHEWSHWVESASHLLDKDGKPRTKEVYREDKLHLNEKGYAEWKAILEPVLREEWAKVGATANATAAKTKGV; encoded by the coding sequence ATGCATCTCTCTCGCTCCTGGCAAACCATCCTTCTTTCCGCGCTGCTGGTCTCCTTCGGCGCAGGTTCCTCCGTTCTCGCTGAAACTCCCAAGCCTGCCACTGCCACCACCTCCTCCGGCACGAAGCGCCCGGACTCGGCGAAGTTCGCGAAGGAAATCGCCGTGTTCGATGCGGAGGAATCCTCCAGCACCCCACCGCCGCGTGGCGGCATTGTCTTCACCGGCAGCTCCAGCGTGCGCCTGTGGAAGAATCTAAAGAGCGACTTCCCCGACCTCCCCGTGATCAACCGCGGCTTCGGCGGCTCTGTGGCGAATGACCTTCTTGTCTATTTCGACCGCGTCATCGCTCGCTACCAGCCGAAGGTCATCGTGCTCTACACCGGCAGCAATGACATCAATGCCAAGCTCACCCTGGACGAAGCCTTCGCCGACTACACCAAGGTGCTCGACCTCATCCACGAAAAGCTGCCGAACACCCGCGTGATTGTGAACGCAGTGAAGTATTCCGAAAAGCGCATCGACCAGATGGACAAGGTCACCGCGCTGAACAAGAAGCTCGAAGCCTGGTGCCAGGAACACGAGTGGTCCCACTGGGTCGAGTCTGCCTCCCACCTGCTGGACAAGGACGGCAAGCCCCGCACCAAAGAAGTCTACCGGGAGGACAAACTGCACCTGAATGAAAAAGGCTACGCCGAGTGGAAGGCCATCCTCGAACCCGTGCTTCGTGAAGAGTGGGCCAAGGTGGGTGCCACCGCCAACGCTACCGCCGCAAAGACCAAGGGCGTTTGA
- a CDS encoding glycosyltransferase family 39 protein encodes MKNLLAIAAITLLWALLYLTGLGRREIRGEEWRRTLPGRTMLNTGNWLVPYSGGEPFVRKPPLINWVSAASFKLTGEQNEWSARLPSVLAMLGGSLLMYGFGRRAIGGRAAFLGVVCFLTSIGCIEKGRLAEIEVYYIAFTGAAFMAWLAGFLGKANRWLTWLVAGVLLGLALLAKGPAHFLFFYLLLAGVCWQTKRWRELFSLPHLLGLAVCFGIALIWAIPFIQEYNKLLQVLHERAVADAQLKGLPVPDMPLNAMDAWSHEVTSRVTGEEKSSVSDWLVRGPRALVMFLPWILFLPLAFRRQTVTGARETEDCTQVFRGILYGAIAGFAVMVLLPSSSPRYVAPLLGPVAMLLGWMLSAGFAEGQRLAFGIWKHVMLAVAVVSLLGLAGLVLFSQQDLSLPVGQSALWVVAFAACGAACAWMLKHATMLAEKFAAWACLGLAAAIGFYGALTGVYVHTDHLIKPVADAINKAMEPKDGPLLLLHLAQIPYPFYLPEDTFEIYDINTIPDSGIKWMLTTPQIYKDWSVYFERRYGKSEVRGNFTGEWGEARSEKEFVLIRFGGK; translated from the coding sequence ATGAAGAACCTCCTCGCCATTGCCGCCATCACCCTGCTCTGGGCGCTCCTGTATCTCACAGGGCTCGGGCGGCGGGAGATACGCGGGGAGGAGTGGCGCCGCACGCTGCCGGGGCGCACCATGCTGAACACGGGGAACTGGCTCGTGCCCTACTCCGGCGGCGAACCCTTTGTACGAAAGCCCCCGCTCATCAACTGGGTGAGCGCGGCGAGCTTCAAGCTCACGGGCGAGCAGAATGAGTGGTCCGCACGTCTGCCCAGCGTGCTCGCCATGCTGGGTGGCTCCCTGCTCATGTACGGCTTTGGAAGGCGGGCCATCGGCGGACGCGCGGCGTTCCTTGGCGTAGTATGCTTTCTCACCAGCATCGGGTGCATTGAGAAAGGGCGGCTCGCGGAGATTGAGGTGTACTACATCGCCTTCACCGGAGCGGCCTTCATGGCATGGCTCGCGGGATTCCTGGGCAAGGCAAACCGCTGGCTCACGTGGCTGGTCGCGGGCGTGCTGCTGGGACTCGCGCTGCTGGCGAAGGGACCGGCGCATTTCCTGTTCTTCTACCTGCTGCTGGCCGGCGTATGCTGGCAGACGAAGCGCTGGCGGGAGCTCTTCTCCCTGCCGCATCTGCTCGGACTCGCGGTGTGCTTTGGCATCGCGCTCATCTGGGCCATCCCCTTCATCCAGGAGTACAACAAGCTGCTGCAGGTTCTGCACGAGCGCGCCGTGGCAGATGCGCAACTCAAGGGACTGCCCGTGCCGGACATGCCGCTCAATGCGATGGATGCCTGGAGCCATGAAGTGACCAGCCGTGTCACCGGTGAAGAGAAGAGCTCCGTGAGTGACTGGCTCGTGCGCGGGCCGCGGGCGCTGGTGATGTTCCTCCCGTGGATACTCTTCCTGCCACTCGCCTTCCGGAGACAAACGGTGACCGGCGCGCGTGAGACGGAGGACTGCACGCAGGTCTTCCGTGGCATCTTGTACGGGGCCATCGCGGGCTTCGCGGTGATGGTACTGCTGCCCAGCTCCAGCCCCCGCTATGTCGCGCCGCTGCTGGGACCGGTGGCCATGCTTTTGGGCTGGATGCTCTCCGCGGGATTTGCCGAGGGACAACGCCTCGCCTTCGGCATCTGGAAGCACGTCATGCTCGCCGTGGCCGTGGTGTCACTGCTCGGGCTCGCGGGTCTGGTGCTCTTCTCCCAGCAGGACCTCTCGCTCCCCGTGGGACAATCCGCGCTGTGGGTGGTGGCCTTCGCGGCATGCGGAGCCGCGTGTGCATGGATGCTGAAGCATGCCACCATGCTGGCGGAGAAGTTTGCCGCGTGGGCCTGCCTCGGTCTCGCTGCGGCCATTGGGTTCTACGGTGCGCTCACGGGTGTGTATGTGCACACGGACCATCTCATCAAGCCCGTGGCGGATGCCATCAACAAGGCCATGGAGCCAAAGGATGGCCCACTGCTGCTGCTGCACCTCGCGCAAATCCCCTACCCCTTCTACCTTCCCGAGGACACGTTTGAGATCTACGACATCAACACCATTCCCGACAGTGGCATCAAGTGGATGCTGACCACGCCGCAGATCTACAAGGACTGGTCCGTCTATTTCGAGCGCCGCTATGGCAAAAGCGAAGTCCGCGGCAACTTCACCGGCGAGTGGGGCGAGGCACGGAGCGAGAAGGAGTTTGTGCTCATCCGCTTCGGGGGGAAGTGA
- a CDS encoding SAM-dependent methyltransferase produces the protein MSSTASNIDNTAPAARAPFVFATCKQGWEKALKDEAKSVPEGLRPAFMRPGLITWKCEVPPTADFVLPGIFARMSGHSIGTCKDAADLASKLGELKTHTLKLHVYPREFPEDGLPTDEWSRIDAFRTRLLKSLRDAGVAMDDDAETVLGDTVLDVIVEDDLTAPFFAGWHRHGAHSNPSPGGIPRAVIPIESPSRAWLKLVQALAFAGLETKGTHPLRGKIAVELGSAPGGASYALLQRGMRVMGIDPGAMDPRVLNFRTPQGGIPFKHLQMPAGEVAPEFLPPQADVLISDLNLAPAVMIRLVRKMQDQVHASLLILTLKINDRAVFAGLKENLTAIRDFAPGPVRATHLPGNRDEICVVAGQLG, from the coding sequence ATGTCTTCTACTGCATCAAACATCGATAACACCGCTCCTGCCGCCAGGGCTCCCTTCGTCTTCGCCACCTGCAAACAAGGCTGGGAGAAAGCGCTGAAGGACGAGGCGAAGTCCGTACCGGAGGGCCTGCGTCCCGCCTTCATGCGCCCGGGCCTCATCACGTGGAAGTGCGAAGTCCCGCCCACTGCAGACTTCGTGCTGCCCGGCATCTTCGCCCGCATGAGTGGCCACTCCATCGGCACCTGCAAGGATGCTGCGGACCTCGCGAGCAAACTGGGTGAACTGAAAACCCACACACTGAAGCTGCACGTCTACCCTCGCGAATTTCCGGAAGATGGCCTGCCCACGGACGAGTGGTCCCGCATTGATGCCTTCCGCACCCGCTTGCTCAAATCCCTGCGCGATGCCGGCGTTGCCATGGATGATGATGCCGAAACGGTGTTGGGCGATACCGTGCTGGATGTCATCGTGGAAGATGATCTCACCGCGCCGTTCTTCGCCGGATGGCATCGGCACGGTGCTCACTCGAATCCCTCGCCCGGCGGCATCCCGCGCGCCGTCATTCCCATCGAGTCTCCCTCACGCGCCTGGCTGAAGCTGGTGCAGGCATTGGCCTTCGCCGGGCTGGAAACGAAAGGCACGCATCCCCTGCGAGGCAAAATCGCCGTGGAACTCGGCAGCGCCCCCGGTGGCGCGAGCTATGCGCTCCTGCAGCGTGGCATGCGCGTCATGGGCATCGACCCCGGAGCCATGGACCCGCGGGTGCTGAACTTCCGCACTCCGCAAGGAGGCATTCCCTTCAAGCATCTTCAGATGCCCGCCGGTGAGGTGGCACCCGAGTTCCTCCCGCCGCAGGCCGACGTCCTCATCTCCGACCTGAATCTCGCTCCCGCCGTGATGATTCGCCTCGTGAGAAAGATGCAGGACCAGGTCCACGCCAGCCTCCTCATCCTCACCCTGAAAATCAACGACCGCGCCGTCTTCGCCGGTCTCAAGGAAAACCTCACCGCCATTCGCGACTTCGCTCCCGGCCCCGTGCGCGCCACGCACCTGCCGGGGAATCGTGATGAGATTTGTGTGGTGGCAGGGCAGCTGGGTTGA
- the rpsO gene encoding 30S ribosomal protein S15, whose product MSQAATTDTKPFQIHEKDTGSADVQIVRLTDRINHLTEHLGTHSKDHASRRGLLMMVARRRKLLDYLKRTEEPRYTSILKALKLRR is encoded by the coding sequence ATGAGCCAAGCCGCAACCACCGATACGAAGCCCTTCCAGATCCATGAGAAGGACACCGGAAGTGCAGACGTGCAGATCGTGCGCCTGACTGACCGCATCAACCATCTCACCGAGCACCTCGGCACGCACTCCAAGGATCATGCGTCCCGTCGCGGTCTCCTCATGATGGTCGCGCGCCGCCGTAAACTGCTCGACTACCTCAAGCGTACCGAGGAGCCGCGCTACACCTCTATCCTCAAGGCGCTCAAGCTGCGCCGCTAA
- a CDS encoding PVC-type heme-binding CxxCH protein — MKRFRARLLTLLLPALLCCAGIHLDAAPLEIREGDHICLIGNTLAERMQFAGHNHFETLLYQRFPKHNLVVRNLSWSADEVALRPRAEGFGTPDEHLTFSKADVVIAFFGFNESFAGEAGLEKFKADLEEWIKHTKAQSYNGKGAPRIALVSPIAAEVGEHPNVLTVAEGKELNARLALYTKAMQEVAEKNEVVFADILKPFPNLKSVFTINGVHLNRQGDAWVARHLYAALFGDSPGLLPEWAQGYQLTALSVVEGKVNAVIAHSQTAQQIKFPTAAGDGYGKVVRFHAGNAPSESWIVLERGGQEATIRGAGADVAFLAKEQSDALHAEVESKNFHWYNRYRIVDSYYVYGGRSGLKFADGDQTNADVMQREREVLDVMVANRDARIWKLAQGEKVSEKADDSNVPPFLDVKTWFGAGIKKDAGANTGQTSKTAEGSSAEIPTVAETMKKFTLAKGFKVECFASEEDFPELANATAMAFDTKGRLWVCTMPSYPQWRPGDEFQDKIIILEDSDGDGKANYCTTFADKLHLPISFEFYDGGILVSDQRNLTFLKDTNGDDKADFREVMLSGFDSADSHHVINAFTQGPGGDLYFQEGTFHHTQVETPYGPVRCVNAGTYRYEPRTQKLSVFVSYNYANPHGIAFDQWGQTFIADASGGMNYFATAFSGYLPYPEKHASMKTFLKKRVRPTSGCEFVSSSNFPNDMQGNFLLNNCIGVQGTLNHTVKAVDSGYEATEIEPLMLNSDPNFRPVDMEFAPDGSLYIVDWAEALIGHMQYSIRDPLRDHKHGRIWRIWNAEKPLVKPVKIAGEPVEKLVELLGEYEQRTRELVKKELSTRPTDEVMKALDKWVQGWITGERTPWAPGGLSYPMELEDATEMGLRHPVTEALWVCQWHNRVNADLLRKLLSCNHHKARAAAVRVLCYWQDRVPDALDLLTKAANDPHPLVRLEAVRACSFSKDPKAANVALEVLKQPQDYYITYTLGETMRALKPSPSTIDVKANPAALTYVLGQMTNDELKAAPRVEGVLKAQLERKGLDAATREAAAVDLAKLLGTTREVELVSAIMRFDDQQVNTVVSAELGKLLASSSPQALKTAEAQIARLATKDHGVRSARVAGMAAFITMTADPAKFAKERQDNHETISVLLESIVIIPDPALRAKYQDFAADAAGGANLPPLVRKAAIAALPLTGADFGLQNFGILAKVMLKGEYREQVAQAAMQIPRTAWDKSLAQPLVENILDYAKSVPANQRTEMGYVEVSRFGTELCSLLPAETGPALRKSLRELGVSVFVIRTVREQMRYDTPEITVEAGKPFEVIFENNDIMPHNIVFCRGGTHAEVGTAAQTMPATPDAKGFLYVPKHPALLDNAHSKMLEPGEKARLQLTAPAAPGEYEYVCTFPGHWVIMWGKMKVVDRLE, encoded by the coding sequence ATGAAACGATTCCGCGCCCGTCTTCTGACCCTTCTGCTTCCCGCGCTCCTGTGTTGTGCAGGCATCCACCTCGATGCAGCGCCGCTCGAAATCCGCGAGGGCGACCACATCTGCCTCATCGGGAATACCCTCGCCGAGCGCATGCAGTTCGCGGGGCACAACCATTTCGAGACCCTGCTCTACCAGCGCTTCCCCAAGCACAACCTCGTGGTGCGCAACCTCTCCTGGTCCGCCGATGAAGTGGCCCTGCGCCCACGTGCTGAGGGCTTCGGCACGCCGGATGAGCATCTCACCTTCAGCAAGGCGGATGTGGTCATTGCGTTCTTCGGCTTCAACGAATCCTTCGCCGGTGAAGCGGGCTTGGAGAAATTCAAGGCGGACCTCGAAGAGTGGATCAAGCACACCAAGGCGCAGAGCTACAATGGCAAGGGCGCGCCGCGCATCGCGCTGGTGTCACCAATTGCGGCGGAGGTAGGTGAGCATCCGAACGTGCTGACGGTAGCTGAGGGCAAGGAACTGAATGCCCGCCTGGCCCTGTATACCAAGGCGATGCAGGAGGTTGCCGAAAAGAATGAAGTGGTGTTTGCAGACATCCTCAAGCCGTTCCCGAATCTCAAAAGCGTTTTCACCATCAATGGTGTTCATCTCAATCGACAAGGAGATGCGTGGGTGGCGCGGCACTTGTACGCCGCACTCTTTGGCGACAGTCCGGGTCTCCTGCCGGAGTGGGCTCAAGGCTATCAACTGACCGCGCTTTCCGTGGTGGAAGGGAAGGTGAATGCAGTCATCGCGCACTCGCAAACTGCACAACAAATCAAGTTCCCTACCGCCGCGGGGGACGGATATGGCAAGGTCGTTCGCTTCCATGCAGGTAATGCTCCGAGTGAGAGCTGGATTGTGCTTGAGCGGGGAGGGCAAGAGGCGACCATCCGCGGCGCGGGAGCTGATGTCGCATTCCTGGCAAAGGAGCAAAGCGATGCTCTCCATGCCGAAGTCGAATCCAAGAACTTCCACTGGTACAACCGCTACCGCATCGTGGATAGCTACTATGTCTATGGCGGCCGCAGCGGTTTGAAGTTTGCCGATGGCGACCAGACCAACGCGGATGTGATGCAGCGCGAGCGCGAAGTGCTCGATGTCATGGTGGCCAATCGAGACGCGCGCATCTGGAAACTCGCGCAGGGCGAGAAGGTCTCCGAGAAGGCCGATGACAGCAATGTGCCTCCCTTCCTCGATGTGAAAACATGGTTCGGCGCAGGCATCAAGAAGGACGCGGGCGCGAACACGGGACAGACCAGCAAGACCGCCGAAGGCAGCAGCGCGGAGATTCCCACCGTGGCGGAGACGATGAAAAAGTTCACCTTGGCCAAGGGCTTCAAGGTGGAGTGCTTTGCCAGTGAGGAAGACTTTCCTGAACTCGCCAATGCCACCGCGATGGCCTTTGATACGAAAGGGCGTCTCTGGGTCTGCACCATGCCCAGCTATCCGCAGTGGAGACCGGGTGATGAGTTTCAGGACAAGATCATCATCCTGGAAGACAGTGATGGTGATGGGAAGGCGAACTACTGCACCACCTTCGCCGACAAGCTGCACCTGCCCATCTCCTTCGAGTTCTACGACGGCGGCATCCTCGTCAGCGACCAGCGCAACCTCACCTTCCTGAAGGACACGAATGGCGATGACAAGGCGGACTTCCGTGAGGTGATGCTCAGTGGCTTCGACAGCGCGGACAGTCACCATGTCATCAATGCCTTCACCCAAGGTCCCGGCGGTGACCTCTACTTCCAGGAGGGCACCTTCCACCACACGCAGGTGGAGACGCCCTATGGTCCCGTGCGTTGTGTGAATGCCGGCACGTACCGCTATGAACCGCGCACGCAGAAGCTCAGCGTCTTCGTGAGCTACAATTATGCGAACCCGCACGGCATCGCGTTTGATCAATGGGGCCAGACATTCATCGCGGACGCGAGCGGTGGCATGAACTACTTCGCCACGGCCTTTAGCGGCTACTTGCCCTATCCGGAGAAGCACGCCTCCATGAAGACCTTCTTGAAGAAGCGCGTGCGTCCCACCAGCGGTTGCGAGTTTGTGAGCAGCAGCAACTTCCCGAATGACATGCAGGGGAACTTCCTGCTGAACAACTGCATCGGAGTGCAGGGCACACTGAACCACACCGTGAAGGCGGTCGACTCGGGCTATGAGGCCACGGAAATCGAACCGCTCATGCTGAACAGCGACCCGAACTTCCGCCCCGTGGACATGGAGTTCGCGCCGGATGGCTCGCTCTACATCGTGGACTGGGCGGAGGCGCTCATCGGCCACATGCAGTACAGCATTCGTGACCCGCTTCGCGACCACAAGCATGGCCGCATCTGGCGCATCTGGAATGCCGAGAAGCCGCTGGTGAAGCCGGTTAAAATTGCGGGTGAGCCAGTGGAGAAGCTTGTCGAACTTCTGGGCGAATATGAGCAACGCACTCGCGAGTTGGTAAAGAAGGAGCTGAGCACGCGGCCCACGGATGAGGTGATGAAGGCTCTGGACAAGTGGGTTCAGGGGTGGATCACCGGCGAGAGGACGCCTTGGGCGCCTGGTGGCCTCTCTTATCCTATGGAGCTTGAAGACGCTACGGAGATGGGCCTGAGACATCCAGTGACCGAGGCTCTCTGGGTTTGCCAGTGGCACAATCGGGTGAACGCCGACCTGCTTCGCAAACTCTTGAGCTGCAATCATCATAAAGCCCGCGCCGCTGCCGTGCGCGTGCTCTGCTATTGGCAGGATCGCGTGCCGGACGCGCTCGACCTTCTCACCAAAGCCGCGAATGACCCGCATCCCCTCGTGCGCCTCGAAGCCGTGCGTGCGTGCAGCTTCTCCAAGGACCCGAAGGCCGCGAATGTGGCGCTCGAAGTGCTGAAGCAGCCGCAGGATTACTACATCACCTACACGCTGGGTGAGACCATGCGTGCGCTGAAGCCTTCGCCATCCACCATCGATGTGAAGGCGAATCCCGCTGCGCTCACCTATGTGCTGGGCCAGATGACGAATGATGAACTCAAGGCCGCGCCCCGTGTGGAGGGTGTGCTGAAGGCGCAGCTTGAGCGCAAGGGGCTGGATGCCGCCACGCGTGAAGCTGCTGCGGTGGACCTTGCGAAGCTGCTCGGCACCACCCGCGAGGTGGAGCTTGTGTCCGCCATCATGCGGTTCGATGACCAACAGGTGAACACGGTTGTCTCCGCAGAGCTCGGCAAGCTCCTTGCCTCCAGCTCCCCGCAGGCATTGAAGACGGCCGAGGCGCAGATTGCCCGTCTCGCAACGAAGGACCACGGCGTGCGCAGCGCACGTGTGGCCGGCATGGCGGCTTTCATTACGATGACTGCTGACCCGGCGAAGTTCGCGAAGGAGCGCCAGGACAATCACGAGACCATCTCCGTGTTGCTGGAGAGCATCGTCATCATTCCGGACCCGGCGCTGCGTGCGAAGTATCAGGACTTCGCGGCGGATGCGGCTGGAGGTGCTAATCTGCCACCCCTCGTGCGCAAGGCCGCCATCGCCGCGCTGCCGCTCACGGGAGCGGACTTTGGCCTGCAAAACTTTGGCATCCTCGCCAAGGTCATGCTGAAGGGCGAATACCGCGAGCAGGTGGCCCAGGCTGCCATGCAGATTCCCCGCACTGCGTGGGACAAGAGTCTGGCTCAGCCACTGGTGGAGAACATCCTCGACTATGCCAAGAGTGTGCCTGCCAACCAGCGCACGGAGATGGGGTATGTGGAGGTCTCACGCTTCGGCACGGAGTTGTGCAGCCTGTTGCCTGCGGAGACCGGCCCTGCCCTGCGCAAGAGCCTGCGCGAGCTCGGTGTGAGTGTCTTCGTCATCCGCACCGTGCGCGAGCAGATGAGGTATGATACACCCGAGATCACCGTGGAGGCTGGCAAGCCCTTCGAGGTCATCTTCGAGAACAACGATATCATGCCGCACAACATCGTCTTCTGCCGTGGCGGCACGCATGCCGAAGTCGGCACCGCTGCCCAGACCATGCCCGCCACGCCGGATGCCAAGGGCTTCCTCTACGTGCCGAAGCATCCTGCCCTTCTCGACAACGCCCATAGCAAGATGCTGGAGCCTGGCGAAAAAGCCCGCCTGCAGCTCACCGCTCCTGCTGCGCCCGGCGAGTACGAATACGTCTGCACCTTCCCCGGCCACTGGGTCATCATGTGGGGGAAGATGAAGGTGGTTGATAGGCTGGAATAG